The sequence below is a genomic window from Bombus fervidus isolate BK054 chromosome 2, iyBomFerv1, whole genome shotgun sequence.
aagcTAATATCTTTAAAAGCGACTAGTGGTTGTTGGAAATGCATCAATGAGTGTATTCTTTCTAAAGGCGCTTGTGCAATTTATCTAGCTAAGTAACAtagatacatacattttttaacaaattaaactATTTTTTCTTAACTGCATACAAAATTAACTATTAAGactatagaaattaataataataaatatgactaatttaattatatgcattattttgttaataaatctttaaatGTTCTTTTGCATTAAATCTAATTtgccatttttatattttctgttattaattttaagtaacatacaatttattaatgaatGGAAAAGATAAGTAGAATGAGTAcattattgtttaatatataagaatatgtatatatatatatatatacacacatgacaaaaaagaaaatacaaaggTCCCACCGAGATTTGAACTCGGATCGCTGGATTCAGAGTCCAGAGTGCTAACCATTACACCATGGGACcttgtgaaatttcttttgttataaactatttatatagttatttagaaaattttaaatttaaacttaaaaatgtttttttttgtttataataattttcgttgtatacatttgcatatgtacatgtacatTTAATCATGAAAAATGGAAACTTACGATTCAatgcatttatttatatcgatattacatattacatatatatatttataaatatatattatgtactattttttgatttatataagacataaatttataatttttacaaaaaattactTACATTTTACAAACAATCTAAAATATCACTAATACATACAATGTAGCACTTTTTATTAGTTGgtataagataataatagatttataaagtagtattaacattatttacgtatttaattttttgattCTTCGTTGTCATGAATTATTTCTGTTGTTAAATGTTTGTTTTCtgttatatttgttttatcagGGTTTgtcactttttttttctcgatgGAAGCATTTTCTTCCTCCTGTTTTGTGGTATTTGTGGGTTCTTTGGTGTTACATATTTccagtaaattatattttttaaatttatagtaaTTTGGAGCAATAGACATAAGACAAAAACCACGTATCATTTCAACAATTACAGCAAGTTCTGGGTTTTTCAAATCTGCTTTATTTCCAggattttttttgtttattatttctgcTAAGTCTTCGATTACTTCATCTCTGTGTATATTATTGTTACTGTGGcgactataataaaattagattgatatttatattaaaagttcaataaagttataaacaATTTGTAGATTAAAAGACCTACTTGAATACAATACTAAATGTTTTTGGTTCctgtgcaaaatatttttcaagcatTACATCTGCTTTAGATTTAATGTCATTCATATTTGCTTTACAGATAACTTCAATTGGAAGTaatcttaataaaaatcttgTGCGTTGCTGTTTTGTGTTATCCAATTCACTAACAATTTTAGTAACTAATTCTAATGGATTTGTCAAagtactttttataaaaattacattcttCACACCAGTATCAACTacctaataaaaaaattataaatatctgaAGTCTTTCGAagacaaatatatttgataaattcacCTGGAATCTTCTGGCATTTATTGTCTTTGAATATTCTgcttttaattcattaatttgtttgtttaatGCAACTGAAATATCATCTTCGTTATCAATGTTCTTTGTCTCACTCACAGAATCATCTTTCTCAGATTTTTCTTTGGAATTATCATTATCGAAGTccttgaatttaaaaaagtttgACACTCTTATATTACTACATGTGTTTATATTATTGCTGAATTTCACTGTACCTTTGTGGTAACTGGTCCATAAATTTCATCAGCAAATTCATTAAGTAATTTATAAGCATCGCGTACACATtctttttcagaaaaattgCATGTGCATAAGAAACCTTTTATACCTGGTTCCAAACTGAATTGTTTACGTCTTTTTTGGTTATAATTATGATTATGAAAGTAACTCTCTTTTCGCTTTTGGACGTACATCCTTGCTAGAAACTCCTGTATTATggattttactttatttatttagaagatGAAAAGATTtcctgaaaaatatatttttattttgtataatagataataaaaacaaGCATGTGGTACTATTTACTAATATATACTGTGGAGAGCTGTGCAAATctaataaatcaaatgttgtaaaatttttaatattagattttatgtatattaaatatttacgcttttatataataaaatattttcacattaattattcaaaatatgaaactaattatactttttaaatgaCAGTTTATTCGTATGTTTGTAATTACATGTAAATACACCCAACTTATTCGTATATCATTCGATCTAAGGGCCCTCTTACTGTACCTATATGTCACTTCCAATCATTTTCCAACACTACtttctatgtaatttatacatagtatatataaatataaggtTAAACTAAATTTACAATAGCATcagttatataatacaattttttatttttctatataggtattaataatatgtacaattgtagaaatatgtaaaaatatataaaaagtatataaaaaaacataaaaatacgtattatgctaaaatgtgtgaaatatattaatatatagttAGCTAGTCGAGTTATAAATTTCGGCACCTTAACACCAAAATTATGTTAGGCGATACGCTTCATCGTAATGACATcacaataataatagaatatattacAACTTAAAGGTGTTTCATTTTAACATTTCGGCGGACTGTATTACAAAAATCTTCTTTGTGTTTATATCATAAACAATCTTttgttaaaaagttaaaaaaaagtgaaatgaTCGATTCTTTATCTGATGTGAATTAATTGGGTCTTTATGATCTTTTGTGTTTATGTTGATTGTAATAATTCTCTCAAGGAAATTCTTATATctctataattttcattttttttataatatttatattaaagaaaaattaaataatataaaagaaagttattactgtttcttttattttcatttgcaGATTTTTGGATTGTTCTATTACATTAGCTTTGCTAACTGCATCATTGCATGTTTCGACGACAAGATTTAATGTTATTGAattggttataacattatgatttgtaatacttttatttttattttgaatagaTCTTGTTGACATTTTATGGCACTTTATTAAGGTTTTATAAATAAGGTTTATAAACTTTTACTATTTACTTCCTGAAAAGCTTTTTCTTCTACAAACTTTCTATCTctgaatgtaaaatttaatttttttttttttttgttattaacataatttcgatcaaatactattttattccaaaattttattccaatatAAGTGTCTGTTTAAACTTTCATCTGAAAGTAGTTCTATGTAAAATATAGATCAATGGAAACAAGAGATAATATGTATTTCTAAGTCacttataattttatcacTTTCAGTCTTAGTATAAGTTGGCTATGTAGTATTGACAATAAACTGAATgtgtatttgtttttattttattctgttcattattttttactctCATATAAATACATTGCCCATCGTGTAATCTAATCGGAGCTGAAAAATTCCAAGAGGAAGCTCTCAATGATATTGAGTCTCTGTtgctaaataaaattatgaagcAAATAATATGAATCTTTTACTACATTCAGGTATAAAATTTagcatattttcatttaatatctaCTATCATGATGattttttcagatttatttaattgtggTTTCTTATCTTTTGGTTCTTGAGTATCagctataatttaaatataataatttatcatacatatgaatgttttaatttaaatgaaaatacatatttaattcagtacaattccttttttttgtaatatctgTATCAAAATTGTCATTGCATTCAATACCTTTCCTACTAATGTTACTGGGAATATATAGTTCATTGTATTTATAGATGTGGGagtatttaattctttatgtcaaagtattttatttatcctttcctttctgtttttcttgaaaattctcAGTTTATTGAGACTTTACACTTCTATTCTTTTCAAGTCCTAAAAGTAATCTATACTCATAAtcatattcatttattaattttatgattttaaataacttcttctgattacattaataaataaaaatattacttcatTTAtgtcatttatataaatttatataaatatacgagTTCATCGCAAGGAGGTTATAATTCATATTGCCtccaatttcttttaaaacttttatatGATTATTCGTAAACTGAATTAAATTCTTCATTAGGATCAGGAAATTCAGAATCTATAATcaggaattttttattttggaatatttacaattacaaatatataataattagcaatattgttattattatatattgatattttttaatttaatctttgCTATACATTCCTgtggaatttattatattttcccgCGTATTTTTCCGCGGCAATTTTAGATCGTAACACATAAGCAAATAAACAATTACGATTTCACAGTACATAAAGATAAGTGATACcaatacatatttaatcatattattattattttattatatattattattatattattttataattatattattatattattttaaactcAGTAAATTAtgaatggaaatttttattgataagAATATGTcaattctttttcatataaaaagataaagattaatttgaacactataataaaaaattattttaactcAATTTTTACGTAACGGTATTTAAGAATTTGCTGCCGAGTAATGTCGTCAAGTATATGTGTTCTGCATTCAGAATAATTGATTCAGAATTGTTTCAGAGACTGCTTCGAATAACAAAGACCATTTGTGGTATGCAGAACGAATTTAGCTAGATATAAGAGTAACGTCGGAACATTTTATAGATTGTAAtatactttaattatattgaCATAAATTAGAAAAGTGTAGTACTTACATTTagatataaaagtaattttattttaatattaaatattacttttcttaaaaaaatatatatatatataaatataggaAATATCTGATAAAAATTTTTGTGAGATTTGTGATTAGAAATAACATTATTACTATGTAATATCTTCAATgcattgtatgtatatttttactgTTAGTAGATGTATTTAACTTTGACAAGTGTATTTTCGGCATCAGGCAAATTACACGTCAGTCTGTGGCGTGGCGTCACGAGAATAGCATCGTGGGGTAAATTCTCGTCTCGTTCAGAAATAATATCTACCTATGTAGTACGTACTGTTAATGTTATGAATCTGTGTATgactacaaatatttatttataaatattttgagtgTTCCAACATTCAGACCCCAATGAACTTAGGTAATGTAGTTTTGTTAATAACTATGTGTTAACTCTACTGTTAAGAGAGAAGCATTAATATTGTTATGAGTTTTGAAGTAAACTTGTGTAAACAAAGAAGTGAATGAATAAGTGTTTGGTTATGAAAGCTTATGAACATCAACTGAAACGTCGTTTCATTTCCTGTAAGGAACCCTTGCTATAAGACAATCAGCCACTGTGAATCCGGTTTCTTTAAAATTGCGATCAATACTGTTCTGTTTGGGTTCTCCTAAGTGAAGCGAGTGAGCGATACCGCTCTTCGATTAtgtttgtgtatatatatgtatgtataactGAAATGTCATGTGCTTCTTTGTAAAGCAAGAATTGAACTGATAATTAGTttcataatagtatacagacGATAAATAGTGATAGTAAATTGAGAAATGttcgaaaatttgtaatttaatgatGAATTAATAGCGTAGACATTTTTTAAGCGACTTTATTTATGAATCACAAAATGACATGCTCAAATTTgacgattaaatatttaccaaTTATTTTGCTACATTAGccgattatttttaaagatattaattcaACTATTGTACTTCGTCATTGTTAGCGTATTATTTGCTTTCATAAATCCAGCTTTATAAAATACTAAGTTATAGGTATAGTCTATTGTTTATCGTTTTCTTTCCCGTCAATGGgaactttttattaatctgCGGTAGTTTTGTGTGACGTTGGTTTCTCGGTTTAGATAACAACACGTATACTCACGTTTGTTACCGTAATAATGTCCTCGgtgattttgtaatttcttatttctgttttattgtGAAGACGTTTACTCTACACATTCATtaagaaaaatcttttcttttgttacaTTTCGTTAAGTTTTATATCTCTCGTTGTTAATTTAGTCTTTCCAGATAATATCTTTGGTAATAAATTTCTGTCTTTTGAATGTTAAGATTATATtgcgaatttaattatttataagatTTATAACAGATTTTTCTCTATACCAACAGGTACGTGGCTATACGATCTATCGCATATGAGTTAGATAACATATGTTTGAATTACGTAGAATCACATATAGATCAGTTATATCGAGTTCAGTCACTTGTAACGAAAAGCAATGAAATATGCAGTCCTCTTTACCAAGCCAAACCATTGGCTGCATCGGAAAATGTACTTCTGGACTAAGTATCCATGATTTAGATCAGATTAcagataatatacataaaactCTGATTCATCCACGTGGAAGGCAGATTTTTAGAAACTTTTTGGAACAACGTGGTCTCACGGACAATCTCAAGTGTTTGGCATTGTACGAAACATGTTTGCAGATTATCACAGAAGAGAAAAACTTTTCGTAAGTAATCTATTTCTTgtcaaaaataataacaatcgagttttaagaaatacatattatttttgaagactgtcttttaaatcattttcttgagaaaattatcttttaagCGGTAGCCATTTTTGAAATGTTAGGCTTGGAAGGGAAACGCTTTTATCAGTCGATAAAACAGTTAACTGATAAGTGAATAATGAATTTCCAGACACTCGAAAAAGGGAACAACACTGGAGCCGTTAATCAACAGAGTTATGCAAGTGAAAGAAATAGCTGAAGATTTGGGCGGTGTACGGCAGATAGATATGGAACTTCTACAACGTTTCAATGAAGCGTTAAATAGCAATTCGAGGGATTCTTTACTCAGCATATTAGCAGATACCAAAAATCGGTGTCGCGATCATTTGAATCATGTTCATGAAAGTTTCAAGCAATATGCATCGAAACCGTGtccattaattaaataattaatgaacatatctttttttttttgtatcttcGTGCCTTTAAAACTTCATTCGTATAGATACAGGAAGTTATTCTCCATTTTCTTTAAATGTGTAAAAGTTAATACGTGAAACATGTTTCATGTAACAATCTATATATGCGATGACGAATGtcgtatattttttgtatacttttactCATTGAAGTTGCGATATCGTTATACtgtgattatttaaattatgtaatttaataaaaaaagaaggaaaaattaaaactcgatgatttatatttttgataatttaaatgttatcCCGAATATAACAGCAAGAATGTAGCAACATTCAAATGCTTCTTCATTCATATCGGTATtcaattaattgatatttgttAGATATGTTAATTATGAAATGTATCAAGAACGTAAGGAAGATTCTCGCGTGCAAGCAatgattgtaaaaataaataatatacgcaATACCATAAAATCTTTGGAGGAAAGTTTGATGATTACCCGGAGCTTAGAAGCGGAGCGATGGCTACGATACTCaaatttaaaaggaaaaaacaaaataatgatGGACGATCTCAGAAAAGCAAATAAACGCAATAAAAATATGCTCAGTATGTGGGAATGTTTAAACCGTGAGGAACAATAACGTTATTGACATTATGTTTGTAGAtttatttcgacagagtgTTACTGACATTCGTCTTGGAAATGATATTACGTTGCCAGATTCTTTGAAAAAGGAAGTACAAAGATCTTGGCATCAAAAGtagcattatttattatttacattataacacaaattaataaacgtttaaaaaatttgatgtttaaaatatttactaggTATGATGCTTTATTAACGCGCAACGAGCAATTAAAACGAGAACTTAATTCACGAAATTTGCTTCTTAAAGAAAAAACGCAGGAGGTACATaattttgtacgttttaacatatttcTGTTAATTCTATCGCTAAAATTGATCGATTCTAGATCAGTAGTCttcaacaaaaattattaacgcTTGGTGATAGACTCGTCGAACGGAACGAATCCGTGGAaagtatttgtaaaaaatacttGACTTTAAAAAGACGAAAAGATGAGCAAGAAATTTTGTTACGTGGTTCTATCGAAACGTTACaggttgaaatatttgaagaagcGAACAttagatagaaaatattcaataaacattttgaaaactgaaaataattatgtattaggATACATTGAGGAAATCAAACGACGGGGCGTTCGAAAAAGATTCTGAAATATCTTCGATACTCGGTAAAGATGCGTTGTCAGCTCGAGAAATTCGACGTAGTGACGGGCTGGCTTacgaaaattcttttttaagagTTCTTCTGCAGAAAGCGAAACGCAGTTACAAAACTAGCGGAAATAGCAGCGCTATTTCTTTTGATTAAACCGTTTAGTCGATTTTCCCGAAATTGTAAGCTCTGTTCATTTTTTTCATGAGAGATTTTACGTGCAAACTTTTCAAAGATAAGATCCGTAAAACCATACAGTTGCAGAGTTCGAGCGGGTTAAGAAGAAGATCGTAGGTGGAAACATGAGGGTCACTGTTTAAGAACATCGGAATTATGCAACTCTAAAGGTAATAACCGGATGAAAGAGACACATTAAATTAAGTTAGCGGCGATCGATGACAAGTGCTTCACTATAAAAGCAACAACTTTGTTCAGACTAGTCTTACTTGGTGCTGATTAGCACTGAGAGAACTCAGGGTTATCTGATTGTTATTAGTCTTCGTGTAAGTTGATCTTTTTTAAccgattaataaatattcgataCTTTAATTCGTTGACCTCTAATTCGTTTTTATAGGTGTAACCGATCAGtgcgataaaaaatataacgacaAAACATCGAATCTGAACAAGATTTCGCATTTTCGAAGCAGAAGGATTCAACAAGTGTAAAGTTGATAAAACATCATGACGAAAATATACGAAGCATTCTTCATGCTCTAtacctttcttttctctccgctaattattttactattgaTATGCTCGTACTTTTATCGTCGAATCGTAGAGATCGTTCTAAGGATACAATTGAAGGATAAATTCGCTGGTCTTCTTGATGGGACGGATTGCGTTTGGGCTGTGGAACAATCATCGGCACTTTCTGTGAACAACATCCTAATGATCTTAGAAAAAGATGCTCGACATTCGAACGCCAACTTCTTGGAGAGTTTTCGAGATTTGGCAAAAAACCGTATAGTGTGCTCGTCTTTCGAGAAGTTACTGtataagagaaagagaaaattcgGCTACTATTTCTGGGAGAGGAGCGAAGAGATCGATCTGAAAGGACGGATCAGATGGTTGGAATATGAGCGTGGGAACTGCGACGGATCCTGTGacaatatttataacggtCACTTGAAAAGAGTTTTGTCGAACGTTTGCAATCAGCCTTTACCGGAGAATCATACAGCATCCTGGGAGATTTTAATTGGGAAATGTTGTCCCAGGTCGAGTCATCATTATCTTCGACGAATGGAAGAACGTTTGACGAGCAAAATCAAGGTTCCTATTTTGTTTCGTGTCCATCATTCCTTAGGCGATGGTATGGCTCTCCTCAAATTCTTTAGGGACATTATTATCGACAAAGAACCGGTCCCAGAAACGTTCTTGCAGTTGGAGCATACGAGTTTTAGAATGAAGAGCGAGAAAACGAAGAAGTCAAATGTGACAGTACCTGTGACGAATCCTGTGAATCCTTGCTTGAACATCGACAACAGCTTAAACAGCACTACATTTCAAAAGGATGTTACGTCGGCTACCATGccgttcgtttatttaatgGTGTTTCCACATgtcgttaaattattaaagaaacgGTTCAACGAGGGACTAGAGTACCTGCGAAATGTTACCTTGGAAGAATTGAGACAGGAAACGAGACTATTTCTAATGGGAGAAcgagataaattaaatacttttttctCGGAAATTGTTTGGAAAAAGGtgcagaattatttaaaaatgacgAAGATTATCATAAATGCTCCTGGTTGCTTGATTCAACAAGCTTTTCGTAGCATGGACAAAAGGTTTGTTTATTCGTTCACTAACTTTTCTTTCCAAAcacgttaaaaatattataaaatgttttatcgtAGCGCACTCCATGGAGCAGAATTATCAGGTGAAAAATTGATCTCTTATTGGCTCGAGGATGATTTCAAGAACGCCTGCAATCAGAGGCTGTTTACAAAGATTCAGAACATAAGAAGCATCACAGGCGCAAGATTTGGAGACGTACTATTAGCTGCTCTATCCGTTAGT
It includes:
- the LOC139997965 gene encoding THUMP domain-containing protein 1 homolog → MYVQKRKESYFHNHNYNQKRRKQFSLEPGIKGFLCTCNFSEKECVRDAYKLLNEFADEIYGPVTTKDFDNDNSKEKSEKDDSVSETKNIDNEDDISVALNKQINELKAEYSKTINARRFQVVDTGVKNVIFIKSTLTNPLELVTKIVSELDNTKQQRTRFLLRLLPIEVICKANMNDIKSKADVMLEKYFAQEPKTFSIVFNRHSNNNIHRDEVIEDLAEIINKKNPGNKADLKNPELAVIVEMIRGFCLMSIAPNYYKFKKYNLLEICNTKEPTNTTKQEEENASIEKKKVTNPDKTNITENKHLTTEIIHDNEESKN
- the LOC139997974 gene encoding uncharacterized protein; its protein translation is MQSSLPSQTIGCIGKCTSGLSIHDLDQITDNIHKTLIHPRGRQIFRNFLEQRGLTDNLKCLALYETCLQIITEEKNFSHSKKGTTLEPLINRVMQVKEIAEDLGGVRQIDMELLQRFNEALNSNSRDSLLSILADTKNRCRDHLNHVHESFKQYASKPCPLIK
- the LOC139997979 gene encoding uncharacterized protein translates to MYQERKEDSRVQAMIVKINNIRNTIKSLEESLMITRSLEAERWLRYSNLKGKNKIMMDDLRKANKRNKNMLNLFRQSVTDIRLGNDITLPDSLKKEVQRSWHQKYDALLTRNEQLKRELNSRNLLLKEKTQEISSLQQKLLTLGDRLVERNESVESICKKYLTLKRRKDEQEILLRGSIETLQDTLRKSNDGAFEKDSEISSILGKDALSAREIRRSDGLAYENSFLRVLLQKAKRSYKTSGNSSAISFD
- the LOC139997948 gene encoding uncharacterized protein, with protein sequence MTKIYEAFFMLYTFLFSPLIILLLICSYFYRRIVEIVLRIQLKDKFAGLLDGTDCVWAVEQSSALSVNNILMILEKDARHSNANFLESFRDLAKNRIVCSSFEKLLYKRKRKFGYYFWERSEEIDLKGRIRWLEYERGNCDGSCDNIYNGHLKRVLSNVCNQPLPENHTASWEILIGKCCPRSSHHYLRRMEERLTSKIKVPILFRVHHSLGDGMALLKFFRDIIIDKEPVPETFLQLEHTSFRMKSEKTKKSNVTVPVTNPVNPCLNIDNSLNSTTFQKDVTSATMPFVYLMVFPHVVKLLKKRFNEGLEYLRNVTLEELRQETRLFLMGERDKLNTFFSEIVWKKVQNYLKMTKIIINAPGCLIQQAFRSMDKSALHGAELSGEKLISYWLEDDFKNACNQRLFTKIQNIRSITGARFGDVLLAALSVSLHKYFLRMNEPVPTKLSVVLPMKIEEWSENLPLQNNFSVGILPLCISQINGKQLADPRENSQLLERLDAIKRANDSLRKSPDYKVNFLVMKYLTAVLPDKFLRPIFRSYSTMVFSNLVGPQEVKLMGYPLKNIVFWIPNRSYTGIGCSLLTYRGYLHLSLIADKALVQNEKALTRILENTVNEIDNLYDRLTLSFFSKKLHRSISTPTKKAIGVL